From the genome of Leptospira koniambonensis:
ACTTAAAAAAGCGGAGAAGATATACTTTTTAGTTTGGTCCAGAACTAAAAACCTTAGAAGGAAATAAGCCACAAGACTGAGCACTAAAACAAAAAAAGAATTTAGACGAGCATCAGTTGTATCCCAAGGAGTTCCCCAAGCAAGATAAGCCCAGATTGGTCCTGAAAACAAAACTCCGATCGCAAACAAAAGAGAGATCTTATTTGCAGAAAGTGAAAGTGTGTCCCAGGTCCGATTTTTAGTCACGAGATAAGCAACCGCGCAGATGGAAGAAATTCCAGGACCATACAAAGCCACCCATGCAACTGGCACATGGAAATAAAAAATCCTGTGGGAGATCCCCTGTTCTAAGATCA
Proteins encoded in this window:
- the ccsA gene encoding cytochrome c biogenesis protein CcsA is translated as MNIRLLHPAWDWILSLLFLSIFPFAVLLGLYYPNVILEQGISHRIFYFHVPVAWVALYGPGISSICAVAYLVTKNRTWDTLSLSANKISLLFAIGVLFSGPIWAYLAWGTPWDTTDARLNSFFVLVLSLVAYFLLRFLVLDQTKKYIFSAFLSLFCSVNAILTWGAIRWMDNPGNHPSSVLGKKGMDPDMRISFWLGILAYHLLFLILYRIVYRLDKIKAVREELLD